From the Paenibacillus sp. FSL H8-0548 genome, one window contains:
- a CDS encoding DUF2304 domain-containing protein, producing the protein MQALWIITSVGFLFVLIMLINRRLLREQYSMLWLLFGVVMLILSVRVQIIDTLAHAIGINYAPALLFLVGILFCIMLILHLTVIVSKLSEKVIRLTQELGILHHELHERKRSDS; encoded by the coding sequence ATGCAAGCCTTGTGGATTATCACAAGTGTAGGATTTCTGTTCGTGCTGATTATGTTGATTAACCGTAGATTGCTGAGAGAGCAGTACTCCATGCTCTGGCTGTTATTTGGAGTTGTAATGTTGATTCTGTCTGTGCGCGTTCAAATTATTGATACGCTGGCACATGCGATAGGCATTAATTATGCACCGGCTTTGTTGTTTTTAGTCGGTATTTTGTTTTGCATTATGTTGATTCTTCATCTTACAGTCATTGTTTCCAAATTATCGGAGAAGGTTATCCGGCTTACCCAAGAGCTTGGTATTTTGCACCACGAATTACATGAACGAAAAAGGTCGGATTCCTAA
- a CDS encoding EamA family transporter produces the protein MAYIVLFFNILLLVSGQLLWKAGMNKLDTAKGDSWITLLWSPHIWSGLVLYGIATVLWLYVLKKLPLSLAYPLQSLAYVIALVAAVFIFHESVPLQRWIGAAIILTGVIVLAWK, from the coding sequence ATGGCATATATTGTATTGTTCTTTAATATTTTGCTGCTCGTATCCGGACAGCTGCTGTGGAAAGCTGGGATGAACAAGCTTGATACGGCTAAGGGCGATTCTTGGATCACTTTGCTCTGGTCGCCGCATATATGGTCGGGGCTAGTATTGTATGGAATAGCAACCGTGTTGTGGCTGTATGTACTTAAGAAGCTGCCGCTTAGCTTGGCTTATCCGCTTCAAAGTCTTGCTTATGTTATTGCTTTAGTAGCAGCAGTTTTCATTTTTCATGAATCAGTTCCGCTCCAGCGCTGGATCGGGGCTGCCATTATTTTGACTGGCGTCATCGTACTGGCATGGAAATAA
- a CDS encoding glycosyltransferase family 2 protein — protein MNAVITKKDSKITGESLRQGLTSSKILIIIPAYNEELSISHVIQDVKTHCPAAHILVINDGSKDRTREVAEANGASVITLPTNLGIGGAMQTGYRYAHRYGYDVAVQVDGDGQHKAEQLHLILAPVLSGTADLAIGSRFIEQTGFLSSASRRAGIKILSTIVSAMTHKRVLDVTSGFRAANKRAISVFQSDYATDYPEVDSIVLIHRSGLRTSEVAVIMDARTGGKSSINAVRSVYYMIKVTLALFIRSLKATKPVEVQS, from the coding sequence GTGAACGCAGTCATTACGAAAAAGGACAGCAAGATAACGGGAGAGTCCCTGCGGCAAGGTTTGACATCTTCGAAAATACTGATCATTATTCCGGCTTATAATGAAGAGCTCAGTATTAGCCACGTGATTCAGGATGTGAAGACACATTGTCCGGCTGCTCATATATTAGTCATTAATGACGGCTCTAAGGACCGTACTCGCGAGGTTGCTGAAGCGAATGGCGCATCAGTTATTACTCTTCCAACCAATCTGGGAATTGGCGGCGCTATGCAGACCGGGTATCGTTATGCTCATCGCTATGGCTATGATGTGGCCGTTCAAGTGGATGGAGACGGACAGCATAAAGCAGAGCAGCTTCATCTTATATTGGCTCCTGTGCTTAGCGGCACAGCGGATTTGGCGATTGGATCACGTTTTATTGAACAAACTGGCTTCCTCTCCTCTGCTTCAAGAAGAGCAGGAATCAAAATATTGTCTACAATTGTTAGCGCGATGACACATAAGCGTGTCTTAGATGTAACATCGGGTTTCCGAGCTGCCAACAAACGTGCAATATCTGTTTTCCAAAGCGATTATGCCACGGACTACCCTGAGGTGGATTCCATTGTGCTGATCCATCGCAGCGGACTGCGTACGAGCGAGGTTGCTGTGATCATGGACGCTCGAACGGGCGGCAAGTCATCAATAAATGCAGTGCGTTCGGTATATTATATGATTAAGGTTACGTTGGCGCTGTTTATTCGGAGCTTAAAGGCGACGAAGCCGGTCGAGGTTCAATCGTAA
- the trxA gene encoding thioredoxin, giving the protein MAVALTKENFTESIQSGVSLVDFWAPWCGPCKMQLPIVEELATELEGQAVIAKINVDEQPELASQFGVMSIPTLILFKDGQPVDKMVGVQSKDALKAKISGQM; this is encoded by the coding sequence ATGGCAGTAGCATTGACAAAAGAAAACTTTACCGAGAGCATTCAAAGCGGCGTTTCCCTTGTAGATTTCTGGGCACCATGGTGCGGACCTTGCAAAATGCAGCTTCCGATCGTTGAGGAGCTTGCTACAGAGCTGGAAGGCCAAGCTGTAATTGCAAAAATCAACGTGGATGAGCAGCCAGAACTCGCTTCCCAATTCGGCGTCATGAGTATTCCTACCCTTATTTTGTTCAAAGACGGTCAACCCGTTGACAAAATGGTGGGCGTACAAAGCAAAGACGCATTGAAAGCAAAAATCTCTGGTCAAATGTAA
- a CDS encoding phospholipid carrier-dependent glycosyltransferase, with amino-acid sequence MVEWVKKNKAWTIAIVLIFLLAFWLRADFLTSVKHTISHDTKYYDEMVNRLLDTGVYAYKEEIPNARVTPGYPLFMTAMYLIADPLGVEPFPLIRWVQVLFSLATLVLIYLIAMLATRSKWVAIIALFVSAIYHPFIWTNGAVLTETLALFFLMGYLAMQLYAFQTQRKRDAALAGVLLGITVLVRAEFLPLFVPLYGLFLLQQWFRPKSEQKIRQISKFAVFKKVALLGIITGLSLSAVMLPWWVRNVVSLNEFVMTASQSNPFKAGTYPDKDYTDKIVVQGDMSQDEYAWARIKAGFTQQTWKYVKWYTVGKLKYTYTHMFFGSGHSPIYKAYPNVAYLHLFIIYSAIIPLFALIWRWRHTGAMLAAVIIFMTMIRLVFVPEYRYNFTVMPLIIILSTWLGVYILQKLWAFVARKRSARS; translated from the coding sequence GTGGTGGAATGGGTTAAAAAAAACAAAGCATGGACGATAGCGATCGTCCTTATTTTTCTGCTGGCCTTTTGGCTGAGAGCTGATTTTCTTACCTCTGTTAAGCATACGATTTCGCATGATACGAAGTATTATGATGAGATGGTGAATCGACTGCTTGACACAGGTGTATACGCTTATAAGGAAGAGATACCTAATGCGAGGGTAACACCGGGTTACCCGTTATTCATGACCGCTATGTATCTGATCGCCGATCCACTGGGCGTTGAACCGTTTCCGCTTATAAGGTGGGTGCAGGTTCTGTTCAGCTTAGCTACCTTGGTTTTAATTTATTTGATAGCTATGCTGGCGACTAGAAGCAAATGGGTTGCGATCATAGCGCTTTTTGTCTCAGCAATTTATCATCCGTTTATTTGGACGAATGGAGCTGTTCTTACTGAAACGCTCGCTTTATTCTTTCTTATGGGTTACTTAGCGATGCAGCTCTATGCCTTTCAAACGCAGCGTAAGCGTGATGCTGCACTGGCGGGTGTTTTATTAGGCATTACTGTACTTGTCAGAGCCGAATTTTTGCCGCTATTTGTTCCGTTGTATGGGTTGTTTTTACTGCAGCAATGGTTTAGGCCCAAATCGGAGCAGAAGATTAGACAAATATCGAAGTTTGCTGTTTTTAAGAAGGTCGCATTGCTTGGTATTATTACGGGTCTAAGCCTTTCAGCAGTCATGCTTCCATGGTGGGTTCGGAATGTCGTTTCTCTCAATGAATTTGTGATGACGGCTTCTCAGTCCAACCCATTTAAAGCAGGTACTTATCCGGATAAAGACTATACAGACAAAATCGTCGTTCAAGGCGACATGTCTCAAGATGAATATGCTTGGGCGCGCATTAAGGCGGGCTTTACGCAGCAGACTTGGAAATACGTGAAATGGTATACGGTTGGCAAGCTCAAATATACATATACCCATATGTTCTTTGGCTCGGGGCATTCACCGATTTATAAAGCTTATCCTAATGTAGCTTATCTGCATCTATTCATCATTTACAGTGCCATTATTCCGCTGTTTGCGCTGATTTGGAGATGGAGACATACGGGAGCGATGCTTGCGGCGGTTATCATTTTTATGACGATGATCAGACTCGTGTTCGTACCGGAGTATCGTTATAATTTTACCGTTATGCCTTTGATTATTATTTTGTCGACGTGGCTCGGCGTTTATATTTTGCAGAAATTGTGGGCTTTTGTGGCAAGGAAGAGAAGCGCACGATCATAA